The stretch of DNA CACGGCCGCCGCGATGATGGGCGACCGAGCGCGCGCAGGGTCCTTTGCGTCAGACCTGGTCGATCTTGTCCTTCACGTTCTCCTTCACTTCGCCCTTCTTCGTCTCGTAGTCGCCGCGCGCCTGGTCGGCCTGGCCCTCAACCTTCTTGCTCGTATCGTGGGTGAGGTTTCCGTACGCCTCCTTGGCCTTGCCCTTCAGGCGGTCGAGCATTCCTTGGGTCTTGTCTTCGCTGCTGGTTCCCATGGTGGCTCCTTCTCCTCCGACGGAAACCATGCTCTCGGGCCCCGAGGTCGGGAAGCCTCGGGCGCGCGCGCGTCGGCACGCATGCCCGCTCGTGCGCGCATCGCCCGGACGCATGCCGCGTTGAGAGAGAGAAGATCTCATCGCCGTCTCAGGGCGGTCTCATGGGCGCGCGCCTACGCTCCAGCGCGAGGTCGAACCTTGCGCGTGAAGTTCGTTCCCGGTGAGGCGGAGTGGCCGAGCTTCACGGCGCTGCTCGAGTTCCGACGCAAGCTCGCCGCGGAGGTAGGCCTGCGGCTCGACGAGATGGACGGCTTCGGCGGGACCACGCCGTGGTCCACGGTCGCCGATCCCATCGCGCCCTTGCTGATGCTGGAGGATGTCTCCGGCTCGCTCCCTGTGGGCGTCTGCGCCACGGTGGCCGCGCGCCTCGAGCAGCTCACGCGCCACTGGCGGGCCGACGACGCCGACGTGCCGCGGGCCGCCGCGTTGGCGGCTGCGCTTCAGCTCGCCGCCCGCTGGCGCCAGCGCCTGCGCTTCCAGGGCGACGAGGGCTGAGCGAGCTGTCCTCATCGAGGCCAGCGGTGCATCCATGCACCACATCCTGAGGGCGCTCTCAACCGCGGCGCGCGAGCGGGCCCGTTCTATCGATTTCCGCGGGTTGAGCTTCAAGTTGCAGGCATGCGCGCGCGTCCTACATCGACGGTTCTTTCGAAACCGCGGCCCGAATGCGCTCCGCGTGACGTATTTGTGAATTACAAAGTGCCTCCCGCGCCCTCGTGATCGGGCCCGCGAGCGTCGCAGATGAGGACAAATCTCATCGAAATCCGCGTTGAAATGAATGGTACGAAAGGTGCTCTTGCTGCCCGCCTCCGGTGACGAGGAGTGCGGATGCGAAGCGCTGTGGTTGTCTGTGCCGCGGGACTGATGGCCCTGGGTTGCTCGCCCACGGTGGCCAAGGTCACGCCCATCGCGCCCCCGGACACCACGGGGACGACGGGGACCACTGGAACGACGGGGAATGGCTCGCGTGCGATGTGCGACGCGTGCCAGGTCGACGCCGACTGCGGGGAGGCCGGCGTCGCCGCGTGCATCTCGGAGACCGTCCTGCCGGGCGGGCACTGCGCGCCGGTCTGCACCGTCGACGCGGACTGCCCGGCCGGCGCGAGCTGCCTGGGAACGAGCGGCACGATGAAGGTCTGTTACCCGTCGAGCCAGACGTGCGAGGGCTCCAGCACCACAACCGCCACCAGCAGCACGAGCACCAGCAACACGAGCACCAGCAGCACGAGCGCGACGTCGACGTCCACCGGCGGCACGACGGCCAGCTCGACCGGCAGCGGAACCACCACCTCGACCTCGAGCAGCGGCACGACCACGGGCAGCAGCTGCCCGGGCTACGCGGACCCGAACACGCCCGCGGGCTGCACCTGCTCCAGCGGCCACACCTGCGGGGCCAACAACTGCTACGGCGGCTGGTACTGCCAGCTCAGCGACAGCAAGTGCGTGGCGCCGCCGACGAGCTGCGCGGGCTCGGGCACGACG from Deltaproteobacteria bacterium encodes:
- a CDS encoding CsbD family protein, producing the protein MLDRLKGKAKEAYGNLTHDTSKKVEGQADQARGDYETKKGEVKENVKDKIDQV